Proteins from one Diorhabda carinulata isolate Delta chromosome 10, icDioCari1.1, whole genome shotgun sequence genomic window:
- the LOC130898654 gene encoding GTPase-activating protein CdGAPr isoform X3 has product MTLSCYDMFCVNFAKALCTEVYEMQISEAAGGVPALGAEPCRFPKLEECAHFHYERVQLPQLTVTLQTNMDQSLHSQHTNDDTDVEWFMVQVTSGDACWIIQRNFENFRMLDDQLHQCIFDRKISQLQDLAGQSLNDEDLETKLIVYLERFSKIADNSVNCGPVLNWLQMDNKGHRLLVPSEESRSINTPAVAAAYSVRRYVSQARDELNLEVGDMISVIDMASPGESMWWRGKRGFQVGFFPQHCVHIIGDKVPRNMPLPPPVVGPSRRRLKQSGILKERVFGCDLGEHLLNSGNDVPMVLKCCAEFIEKHGIVDGIYRLSGVTSNIQKLRNAFDEDRIPNLCTEDILQDIHSVASLLKMYFRELPNPLCTYQLYQSFVNAVQGCNTAIRNSESDHDRLLKMRETVQKLPPPHYRTLEYLMRHLAKVAKNGASTGMTTRNVAIVWAPNLLRCEALEVGGVAALQGVGVQAVVTEFLICYTDLIFCDHLPNLDQPTMTNESLLSKKCRPNSLAISTPTKLITLEEARNKHLPNKNEDCNYIEVGGGPKNLPKKYHTIIELPSGARKRGHTKRSPSGWRMFFSKSRNQTQGNVSKNRKASTPVTMNEKFVTESDLTEMKRKLRSVKSAESLTSGHSEPASCEDILGPLHSLHKPPGHNRSVSHDSYFDTLQNSQNNSEGSLLDLSEIQINFELEESEMRIFSEDESLVSSPRMHKETQRRVLTRARPEEYNSATNSVNPSPKKQPRVVLSPESHTRKRTRLEDQLSDIQYIDCNTPDNVVSTTAVIHPFPESPVIQTNKLFDSYQPKNKSPRNSDNLEKSGKRQSLDIENNKVKSVVPKSLTDLDLTQSYLGSNSLLTTPTPGSPVYKQLGESSANTTPAISPTYDSSSESTFQKTEQKSPTSKTHNYENIKTTISITYRSPPRSTPASPLKPPIGNIYENVILNTEKVDIPTSTASLPIQEASLTVNGEYTTDRPKSLSALEDLTSVNDSTIKNNLSSGAVCNTSEQYSLGSYNDQKTFSSNQSSTSNIQYTASISSAPYHHHVDNSDRFSHSDLSLSEVVESSLDNLSTSQTSLSFPASPSKNSASPNVSPTQIYDCSSQEILTPLTPTETKNTSEGLSIENLENLPPEGEECPVNLIEFSPTESRFSNNDKRKSDETESIDDTSIYQQVKYFRRSVHEVNALLDGENEKIDDDQEKNALLVKNECQEDTYDSLESENVHLYENIKGESMRSVNLYENVEIKTDKEENEVNDSVCTVEDKKEEVDISSAPGDNPVLHLEESDDSTNISNCHRLMKFYEKDSLPPCLRARNLKHQIKTRSLDEEAFEKEFGTNRGRRTSFDERIGHRNNSLSYKTNSLPKTLNQPKSLPLDDGKVDSLHLAHSSENINTNLSEEEQQKKRERIERYKEERRRILQDRYRSESFKEDKEVLLTRLRIYKPKEETIEISKIVEVERPPRHRRRSSRSEDSDGQEPTAKLEESSKQDIENIKPVSRLDNSSKITSRFEEDEETVKEKSDSTTLVGDKPKTMKESLKSRAAIFEQNTQKISPPTSLIIQKNRPLKQTKNIQDGREKSVNSLENREKLNSVEYRDKLYGRIEKKESLDEELKDLDFIRHKRRDGEILKEKRHTFDTRERETEAERLRRISLDSRSPRKEKASPTYCIKDMKAIFESKSKQ; this is encoded by the exons ACAAAACTTATCGTCTACCTGGAACGTTTCAGTAAAATAGCCGATAATTCGGTAAATTGTGGTCCTGTGTTAAATTGGCTTCAAATGGACAACAAAGGACATAGATTGTTGGTGCCGAGCGAGGAAAGTCGATCGATCAACACGCCGGCCGTAGCTGCCGCTTACAGTGTGCGTAGATATGTCTCGCAg GCTCGAGATGAATTGAATTTAGAAGTAGGTGATATGATTTCCGTCATTGATATGGCCAGTCCAGGAGAATCGATGTGGTGGAGAGGAAAGAGGGGATTCCAAGTGGGATTTTTTCCGCAACATTGTGTTCATATCATCGGAGATAAAGTACCGAGAAATATGCCTCTACCGCCACCTGTCGTTGg GCCATCGAGGAGGAGATTGAAACAATCAGGAATTTTGAAAGAGAGAGTATTCGGATGCGATCTCGGGGAGCACCTGCTCAATTCGGGCAATGACGTACCGATGGTGTTGAAATGTTGCGCCGAATTCATCGAGAAGCACGGAATCGTCGATGGAATTTACAG ATTATCCGGAGTTACTTCAAATATTCAGAAACTCAGAAATGCTTTCGATGAAGACAGAATACCTAATTTGTGTACAGAAGATATTCTGCAAGATATTCACTCGGTTGCATCTCTTTTGAAAATGTACTTTAG aGAATTACCAAATCCGTTATGCACTTATCAATTGTATCAAAGTTTCGTAAACGCTGTACAAGGTTGCAACACTGCAATAAGAAATTCTGAATCTGATCACGATAGACTGTTGAAGATGAGAGAAACCGTACAAAAACTTCCTCCGCCACATTACAG GACTCTGGAGTATTTGATGAGGCATTTGGCAAAAGTAGCCAAGAATGGAGCGAGCACGGGTATGACAACTAGAAACGTTGCCATAGTTTGGGCTCCAAATCTATTGAGGTGCGAAGCTTTGGAAGTAGGGGGTGTGGCTGCTCTGCAAGGGGTTGGAGTACAG GCGGTAGTGACGGAATTTTTGATCTGTTACACCGATCTAATATTCTGTGATCATTTACCTAACTTAGATCAACCGACTATGACCAACGAAAGTTTATTATCGAAGAAATGTCGACCTAATAGTCTAGCAATTTCGACACCAACAAAATTGATAACATTAGAAGAGGCTAGAAATAAACATTTACcgaataaaaatgaagattgtAATTATATCGAAGTAGGTGGAGGACCAAAAAATCTCCCGAAGAAATACCATACTATTATAGAATTACCATCAG GTGCCAGAAAAAGAGGTCACACTAAACGGTCTCCATCGGGTTGGAGAATGTTTTTCTCGAAATCTAGGAACCAAACTCAAGGAAACGTTTCCAAAAATCGAAAAGCTTCTACACCAGTTACTATGAAT gaaaaatttgtCACGGAATCTGACTTGAcggaaatgaaaagaaaattgaggTCAGTAAAATCAGCGGAAAGCTTAACATCAGGTCATTCGGAACCGGCTAGCTGCGAAGACATTTTAGGACCTCTACATTCCTTACATAAACCTCCCGGTCACAACAG GTCAGTTTCCCATGATTCATATTTCGATACACTCCAAAATTCACAGAACAATTCCGAAGGTTCCTTATTGGATCTCAGTGAAATTCAAATCAACTTCGAATTAGAGGAATCAGAAATGAGAATATTTTCAGAAGACGAGAGTCTAGTTAGTTCACCTAGGATGCATAAAGag acaCAACGACGTGTCCTAACGCGAGCTAGACCAGAAGAATATAATAGCGCTACTAATTCGGTGAATCCCTCGCCTAAAAAACAACCTCGTGTTGTGTTATCTCCCGAATCTCATACGCGGAAACGTACACGATTAGAAGACCAACTATCCGATATTCAGTACATCGATTGTAATACTCCAGATAACGTTGTCTCCACTACGGCTGTGATACACCCATTTCCGGAGAGTCCCGTTATCCAAACGAACAAATTATTCGATTCTTATCAACCTAAAAATAAATCTCCAAGAAACTcggataatttagaaaaatccgGTAAACGACAATCtttagatatagaaaataataaagtaaaaagtGTCGTTCCCAAATCGCTCACCGATTTGGATCTCACTCAATCGTATTTAGGCTCCAACAGTTTATTAACAACTCCAACGCCCGGTTCACCGGTATATAAACAATTAGGCGAAAGTAGCGCTAATACAACACCAGCCATTTCTCCTACTTACGATAGTTCTTCGGAAAGTactttccaaaaaactgaacagAAATCGCCTACttccaaaactcacaattacgaaaatatcaaaactacCATAAGTATAACTTACAGATCGCCGCCGCGTAGTACTCCAGCGTCACCTTTAAAACCGCCAATCGGTAATATATATGAAAACGTCATATTAAACACAGAAAAAGTTGATATACCCACGTCTACAGCCTCACTACCTATACAAGAAGCCAGTTTAACTGTAAACGGTGAATATACAACCGACAGACCTAAAAGTCTTAGCGCTTTAGAAGATTTAACGTCCGTTAATGattctacaataaaaaataatttaagttcCGGCGCTGTTTGTAATACCAGCGAACAATATTCCCTCGGTAGCTACAACGATCAAAAAACTTTTAGTTCAAATCAATCCAGTACATCTAATATCCAATATACGGCTAGTATCAGCTCTGCTCCTTATCATCATCACGTCGACAATTCGGATCGTTTCAGTCACAGCGATCTAAGTCTAAGCGAGGTAGTGGAAAGTTCCTTAGACAACTTAAGCACTAGTCAGACTTCTCTTAGTTTTCCGGCAAGTCCTTCGAAAAACAGCGCTAGTCCTAATGTTAGTCCGACGCAGATCTACGATTGTTCCTCGCAAGAAATATTAACACCTCTCACTccaacagaaacaaaaaataccAGCGAAGGTCTTAGcattgaaaatttagaaaacttaCCTCCGGAAGGTGAGGAATGTCCAGTAAATTTAATCGAATTCAGTCCTACAGAAAGTAGATTTAGCAACAACGATAAAAGAAAATCAGATGAAACCGAATCGATTGACGATACATCTATTTATCAACAAGTTAAGTACTTCAGAAGATCCGTACACGAGGTGAACGCCTTATTGGACGGggaaaacgaaaaaatagaTGACGATCAAGAAAAAAACGCATTATTAGTAAAAAACGAGTGTCAAGAAGATACTTACGACTCGTTAGAATCAGAAAACGttcatttatatgaaaatatcaaagGTGAAAGTATGAGGAGtgtaaatttatatgaaaacgtAGAGATCAAGActgataaagaagaaaatgaggTGAATGATTCTGTTTGTACAGTAGAAGATAAGAAAGAAGAAGTAGATATTAGTAGCGCGCCTGGTGATAATCCAGTATTACATTTAGAAGAATCTGATGATAGTACAAATATCTCCAATTGTCATAG gttaatgaaattttatgaaaaggaTAGTCTACCGCCTTGTTTGCGCGCCAGGAATCTcaaacatcaaataaaaacgCGTTCTTTGGACGAAGAAGCATTTGAAAAAGAATTCGGTACGAACCGCGGTCGAAGAACTTCTTTCGATGAAAGAATCGGTCATAGAAACAATTCGTTGAGCTACAAAACGAATTCGCTGCCTAAAACGTTGAATCAACCTAAATCGTTACCTTTGGACGACGGTAAAGTCGATTCGTTGCATTTGGCACATAGTTCGGAAAATATCAACACAAATTTAAGTGAAGAAGAACAACAGAAGAAGAGAGAAAGGATAGAGAGGTATAAGGAAGAGAGAAGGAGAATTTTACAAGATAGATATAG GTCGGAGTCGttcaaagaagacaaagaagTTCTTCTAACCCGTCTACGTATATACAAACCCAAAGAAGAAACCATCGAAATATCGAAGATCGTCGAGGTCGAGCGTCCGCCGCGCCATCGAAGACGTAGCTCGCGAAGCGAAGACAGCGACGGTCAAGAACCTACCGCCAAGTTAGAAGAATCTTCCAAACAggatatagaaaatattaaaccgGTTTCACGGTTGGACAATTCTTCTAAAATAACCTCGAGATTCGAAGAAGACGAAGAAACCGTTAAAGAAAAATCGGACTCGACGACGTTAGTTGGCGATAAACCGAAAACGATGAAGGAAAGTTTGAAATCTCGAGCGGCGATATTCGAACaaaacacacaaaaaatatCACCGCCAACTAGTTTAATTATACAGAAGAACAGACCGTtgaaacaaaccaaaaatatacaAGATGGTAGAGAAAAATCCGTAAATTCTTTAGAGAATCGTGAAAAGTTAAATTCCGTAGAATATCGGGACAAATTGTACGGGAGGATAGAAAAAAAGGAGAGTTTGGATGAGGAATTGAAAGATTTGGATTTTATTAGACATAAAAGAAGAGACGGTGAAATTTTAAAAGAGAAGAGGCATACTTTCGATACTAGGGAAAGGGAAACAGAAGCCGAAAGGTTGAGGAGAATTAGTTTGGATAGCAGAAGCCCAAG
- the LOC130898654 gene encoding GTPase-activating protein CdGAPr isoform X2, with translation MQISEAAGGVPALGAEPCRFPKLEECAHFHYERVQLPQLTVTLQTNMDQSLHSQHTNDDTDVEWFMVQVTSGDACWIIQRNFENFRMLDDQLHQCIFDRKISQLQDLAGQSLNDEDLETKLIVYLERFSKIADNSVNCGPVLNWLQMDNKGHRLLVPSEESRSINTPAVAAAYSVRRYVSQARDELNLEVGDMISVIDMASPGESMWWRGKRGFQVGFFPQHCVHIIGDKVPRNMPLPPPVVGSLALTPIKPVLRRHGKLITFFRSFILNRPSRRRLKQSGILKERVFGCDLGEHLLNSGNDVPMVLKCCAEFIEKHGIVDGIYRLSGVTSNIQKLRNAFDEDRIPNLCTEDILQDIHSVASLLKMYFRELPNPLCTYQLYQSFVNAVQGCNTAIRNSESDHDRLLKMRETVQKLPPPHYRTLEYLMRHLAKVAKNGASTGMTTRNVAIVWAPNLLRCEALEVGGVAALQGVGVQAVVTEFLICYTDLIFCDHLPNLDQPTMTNESLLSKKCRPNSLAISTPTKLITLEEARNKHLPNKNEDCNYIEVGGGPKNLPKKYHTIIELPSGARKRGHTKRSPSGWRMFFSKSRNQTQGNVSKNRKASTPVTMNEKFVTESDLTEMKRKLRSVKSAESLTSGHSEPASCEDILGPLHSLHKPPGHNRSVSHDSYFDTLQNSQNNSEGSLLDLSEIQINFELEESEMRIFSEDESLVSSPRMHKETQRRVLTRARPEEYNSATNSVNPSPKKQPRVVLSPESHTRKRTRLEDQLSDIQYIDCNTPDNVVSTTAVIHPFPESPVIQTNKLFDSYQPKNKSPRNSDNLEKSGKRQSLDIENNKVKSVVPKSLTDLDLTQSYLGSNSLLTTPTPGSPVYKQLGESSANTTPAISPTYDSSSESTFQKTEQKSPTSKTHNYENIKTTISITYRSPPRSTPASPLKPPIGNIYENVILNTEKVDIPTSTASLPIQEASLTVNGEYTTDRPKSLSALEDLTSVNDSTIKNNLSSGAVCNTSEQYSLGSYNDQKTFSSNQSSTSNIQYTASISSAPYHHHVDNSDRFSHSDLSLSEVVESSLDNLSTSQTSLSFPASPSKNSASPNVSPTQIYDCSSQEILTPLTPTETKNTSEGLSIENLENLPPEGEECPVNLIEFSPTESRFSNNDKRKSDETESIDDTSIYQQVKYFRRSVHEVNALLDGENEKIDDDQEKNALLVKNECQEDTYDSLESENVHLYENIKGESMRSVNLYENVEIKTDKEENEVNDSVCTVEDKKEEVDISSAPGDNPVLHLEESDDSTNISNCHRLMKFYEKDSLPPCLRARNLKHQIKTRSLDEEAFEKEFGTNRGRRTSFDERIGHRNNSLSYKTNSLPKTLNQPKSLPLDDGKVDSLHLAHSSENINTNLSEEEQQKKRERIERYKEERRRILQDRYRSESFKEDKEVLLTRLRIYKPKEETIEISKIVEVERPPRHRRRSSRSEDSDGQEPTAKLEESSKQDIENIKPVSRLDNSSKITSRFEEDEETVKEKSDSTTLVGDKPKTMKESLKSRAAIFEQNTQKISPPTSLIIQKNRPLKQTKNIQDGREKSVNSLENREKLNSVEYRDKLYGRIEKKESLDEELKDLDFIRHKRRDGEILKEKRHTFDTRERETEAERLRRISLDSRSPRKEKASPTYCIKDMKAIFESKSKQ, from the exons ACAAAACTTATCGTCTACCTGGAACGTTTCAGTAAAATAGCCGATAATTCGGTAAATTGTGGTCCTGTGTTAAATTGGCTTCAAATGGACAACAAAGGACATAGATTGTTGGTGCCGAGCGAGGAAAGTCGATCGATCAACACGCCGGCCGTAGCTGCCGCTTACAGTGTGCGTAGATATGTCTCGCAg GCTCGAGATGAATTGAATTTAGAAGTAGGTGATATGATTTCCGTCATTGATATGGCCAGTCCAGGAGAATCGATGTGGTGGAGAGGAAAGAGGGGATTCCAAGTGGGATTTTTTCCGCAACATTGTGTTCATATCATCGGAGATAAAGTACCGAGAAATATGCCTCTACCGCCACCTGTCGTTGg GTCTTTAGCATTAACACCGATTAAACCAGTTTTGAGAAGACACGGTAAACTGATCACATTCTTTAGgagttttattttgaacagGCCATCGAGGAGGAGATTGAAACAATCAGGAATTTTGAAAGAGAGAGTATTCGGATGCGATCTCGGGGAGCACCTGCTCAATTCGGGCAATGACGTACCGATGGTGTTGAAATGTTGCGCCGAATTCATCGAGAAGCACGGAATCGTCGATGGAATTTACAG ATTATCCGGAGTTACTTCAAATATTCAGAAACTCAGAAATGCTTTCGATGAAGACAGAATACCTAATTTGTGTACAGAAGATATTCTGCAAGATATTCACTCGGTTGCATCTCTTTTGAAAATGTACTTTAG aGAATTACCAAATCCGTTATGCACTTATCAATTGTATCAAAGTTTCGTAAACGCTGTACAAGGTTGCAACACTGCAATAAGAAATTCTGAATCTGATCACGATAGACTGTTGAAGATGAGAGAAACCGTACAAAAACTTCCTCCGCCACATTACAG GACTCTGGAGTATTTGATGAGGCATTTGGCAAAAGTAGCCAAGAATGGAGCGAGCACGGGTATGACAACTAGAAACGTTGCCATAGTTTGGGCTCCAAATCTATTGAGGTGCGAAGCTTTGGAAGTAGGGGGTGTGGCTGCTCTGCAAGGGGTTGGAGTACAG GCGGTAGTGACGGAATTTTTGATCTGTTACACCGATCTAATATTCTGTGATCATTTACCTAACTTAGATCAACCGACTATGACCAACGAAAGTTTATTATCGAAGAAATGTCGACCTAATAGTCTAGCAATTTCGACACCAACAAAATTGATAACATTAGAAGAGGCTAGAAATAAACATTTACcgaataaaaatgaagattgtAATTATATCGAAGTAGGTGGAGGACCAAAAAATCTCCCGAAGAAATACCATACTATTATAGAATTACCATCAG GTGCCAGAAAAAGAGGTCACACTAAACGGTCTCCATCGGGTTGGAGAATGTTTTTCTCGAAATCTAGGAACCAAACTCAAGGAAACGTTTCCAAAAATCGAAAAGCTTCTACACCAGTTACTATGAAT gaaaaatttgtCACGGAATCTGACTTGAcggaaatgaaaagaaaattgaggTCAGTAAAATCAGCGGAAAGCTTAACATCAGGTCATTCGGAACCGGCTAGCTGCGAAGACATTTTAGGACCTCTACATTCCTTACATAAACCTCCCGGTCACAACAG GTCAGTTTCCCATGATTCATATTTCGATACACTCCAAAATTCACAGAACAATTCCGAAGGTTCCTTATTGGATCTCAGTGAAATTCAAATCAACTTCGAATTAGAGGAATCAGAAATGAGAATATTTTCAGAAGACGAGAGTCTAGTTAGTTCACCTAGGATGCATAAAGag acaCAACGACGTGTCCTAACGCGAGCTAGACCAGAAGAATATAATAGCGCTACTAATTCGGTGAATCCCTCGCCTAAAAAACAACCTCGTGTTGTGTTATCTCCCGAATCTCATACGCGGAAACGTACACGATTAGAAGACCAACTATCCGATATTCAGTACATCGATTGTAATACTCCAGATAACGTTGTCTCCACTACGGCTGTGATACACCCATTTCCGGAGAGTCCCGTTATCCAAACGAACAAATTATTCGATTCTTATCAACCTAAAAATAAATCTCCAAGAAACTcggataatttagaaaaatccgGTAAACGACAATCtttagatatagaaaataataaagtaaaaagtGTCGTTCCCAAATCGCTCACCGATTTGGATCTCACTCAATCGTATTTAGGCTCCAACAGTTTATTAACAACTCCAACGCCCGGTTCACCGGTATATAAACAATTAGGCGAAAGTAGCGCTAATACAACACCAGCCATTTCTCCTACTTACGATAGTTCTTCGGAAAGTactttccaaaaaactgaacagAAATCGCCTACttccaaaactcacaattacgaaaatatcaaaactacCATAAGTATAACTTACAGATCGCCGCCGCGTAGTACTCCAGCGTCACCTTTAAAACCGCCAATCGGTAATATATATGAAAACGTCATATTAAACACAGAAAAAGTTGATATACCCACGTCTACAGCCTCACTACCTATACAAGAAGCCAGTTTAACTGTAAACGGTGAATATACAACCGACAGACCTAAAAGTCTTAGCGCTTTAGAAGATTTAACGTCCGTTAATGattctacaataaaaaataatttaagttcCGGCGCTGTTTGTAATACCAGCGAACAATATTCCCTCGGTAGCTACAACGATCAAAAAACTTTTAGTTCAAATCAATCCAGTACATCTAATATCCAATATACGGCTAGTATCAGCTCTGCTCCTTATCATCATCACGTCGACAATTCGGATCGTTTCAGTCACAGCGATCTAAGTCTAAGCGAGGTAGTGGAAAGTTCCTTAGACAACTTAAGCACTAGTCAGACTTCTCTTAGTTTTCCGGCAAGTCCTTCGAAAAACAGCGCTAGTCCTAATGTTAGTCCGACGCAGATCTACGATTGTTCCTCGCAAGAAATATTAACACCTCTCACTccaacagaaacaaaaaataccAGCGAAGGTCTTAGcattgaaaatttagaaaacttaCCTCCGGAAGGTGAGGAATGTCCAGTAAATTTAATCGAATTCAGTCCTACAGAAAGTAGATTTAGCAACAACGATAAAAGAAAATCAGATGAAACCGAATCGATTGACGATACATCTATTTATCAACAAGTTAAGTACTTCAGAAGATCCGTACACGAGGTGAACGCCTTATTGGACGGggaaaacgaaaaaatagaTGACGATCAAGAAAAAAACGCATTATTAGTAAAAAACGAGTGTCAAGAAGATACTTACGACTCGTTAGAATCAGAAAACGttcatttatatgaaaatatcaaagGTGAAAGTATGAGGAGtgtaaatttatatgaaaacgtAGAGATCAAGActgataaagaagaaaatgaggTGAATGATTCTGTTTGTACAGTAGAAGATAAGAAAGAAGAAGTAGATATTAGTAGCGCGCCTGGTGATAATCCAGTATTACATTTAGAAGAATCTGATGATAGTACAAATATCTCCAATTGTCATAG gttaatgaaattttatgaaaaggaTAGTCTACCGCCTTGTTTGCGCGCCAGGAATCTcaaacatcaaataaaaacgCGTTCTTTGGACGAAGAAGCATTTGAAAAAGAATTCGGTACGAACCGCGGTCGAAGAACTTCTTTCGATGAAAGAATCGGTCATAGAAACAATTCGTTGAGCTACAAAACGAATTCGCTGCCTAAAACGTTGAATCAACCTAAATCGTTACCTTTGGACGACGGTAAAGTCGATTCGTTGCATTTGGCACATAGTTCGGAAAATATCAACACAAATTTAAGTGAAGAAGAACAACAGAAGAAGAGAGAAAGGATAGAGAGGTATAAGGAAGAGAGAAGGAGAATTTTACAAGATAGATATAG GTCGGAGTCGttcaaagaagacaaagaagTTCTTCTAACCCGTCTACGTATATACAAACCCAAAGAAGAAACCATCGAAATATCGAAGATCGTCGAGGTCGAGCGTCCGCCGCGCCATCGAAGACGTAGCTCGCGAAGCGAAGACAGCGACGGTCAAGAACCTACCGCCAAGTTAGAAGAATCTTCCAAACAggatatagaaaatattaaaccgGTTTCACGGTTGGACAATTCTTCTAAAATAACCTCGAGATTCGAAGAAGACGAAGAAACCGTTAAAGAAAAATCGGACTCGACGACGTTAGTTGGCGATAAACCGAAAACGATGAAGGAAAGTTTGAAATCTCGAGCGGCGATATTCGAACaaaacacacaaaaaatatCACCGCCAACTAGTTTAATTATACAGAAGAACAGACCGTtgaaacaaaccaaaaatatacaAGATGGTAGAGAAAAATCCGTAAATTCTTTAGAGAATCGTGAAAAGTTAAATTCCGTAGAATATCGGGACAAATTGTACGGGAGGATAGAAAAAAAGGAGAGTTTGGATGAGGAATTGAAAGATTTGGATTTTATTAGACATAAAAGAAGAGACGGTGAAATTTTAAAAGAGAAGAGGCATACTTTCGATACTAGGGAAAGGGAAACAGAAGCCGAAAGGTTGAGGAGAATTAGTTTGGATAGCAGAAGCCCAAG